agagaggCCGGGAGCGCCAGGGGGATGGGGAAcggaaatttaaaaatcaaaacaacaacaacagcctAAAACCAATAGAATACAATGGAATACAACGCAGTACAAtgtaatataattattatataaacGCAAATAATAACGATAACAACGCTAATAATAACAGGAATAAcactaataaaataataaaaataaaatttcaaaaattaaaaagactAACAATGCCATTTAACCCTTTATCCGTTAACCCTTTCCCTCCCGGCGCGTCCGCCATCTTTCCCGAGGGGGGCGGAGCCTTTACTGCACGCGGCGCCGCTCGATGACGTCAGGCGGCGCACCCGATACGCCACGCGTCGCGCTCTCGATTGCGTCACTCGGCGCGCTGGAGGCGTCACGCGTCGCGCCCGATGACGCAGCCCGTCGCGCCCGATGACGCAGCCCGTCGCGCCCGATGACGTgtccgcggcggcggcggcggcggggccgggatgCACCGGCGGGGGGTGGGGGCGGGGGCGATCGCCAGGAAGAAACTGACCGAGGTCACCGGgatgggggacaggggacacgggacagggaacgggacaggggacagggacagggaacggGACAGGGAACGGGATAGAGGGCGGGGGGCAGACCGCggaacaggggacagggactggggacaggggacagggaacgggacagagggacacgggACGGGGGACAGGGAACGGGACAGACCgcgggacaggggacacgggacagACCGAGGGACGGCAGCGCAGCGGGGTCCGGAGGGGTCGGGGCTCGGTCCGGGGCGGTGGGAGCTGTGAggggacccccagagccccggcccggGGAGCGGGGCCAGAGCCCACAGGGAGAAGATCCCGCCGGGGATGGGCGGTTCGGGGTCCTCTGAGTTCGGGATTCTCTGAGTCCGGGATTGTCCCGGTTCGGGGCTGTCCCGGTCCGGGGCTGTCCCGGTTCGGGGCTGTCCCGGTTCGGGGCTGTCCCATCCCGGCCGTGCCCTCACGCTCTCTCCCCCCAGGCCAAGTACAAGGAGCGCGGCACGGTCCTGGCTGAGGATCAGCTGGCCCAGGTGGGAATTCCCTCCCTGGCCCCATTCCCGTCCCccttccctgtcccatccctgtgtcccagcccctgctgtccctgtgtccctgtgtcccatgtccgtctgtctgtcccagATGTCGAAGCAGCTGGAGACGTTCCGGACGCACCTGCAGGCCTTTGCCAGCAAGCACAAGCAGGAGATCCGGCGCAGCCCCGAGTTCCGGCTGCAGTTCCAGCACATGTGCGCCGCCATCGGCGTCGACCCGCTGGCCTGTGAGCACGGACAGACGGCcggacagacagggggacaatgggggggaTAGCAGGGGGGATAATGGGGGGAGATAGCAGGGGGGATAatggggggacagcaggggggaTAAcggggggacagcggggggacagtgggggggacagcagggtggaTAATGGGGGGGGAAACAGGAGGGGAATGGGGGAACAATGGGGAGACAGgtggggggacaatgggggaataatggggggaCAAGGAGGGATAACAGGGGACATCAGAGGGACAAtgagggggacagcaggggggGAACAGGAGGGGAATGGGGGAATAACGGGGGAACAATGGGGGGACAGGTGGGGAGAATGGGGGGACAATGGGAGCAGAATGGGGGAATAAcgggggacaatgggggacaatgggggacaatgggggaaTAGTAGGGGAACAATGGGGGGACAGGTGGGGGGACAAGGAGGGATaacaggggacagcagggggacaatggggggataGCAGGGGGACaatggaggggacagctgggagaaCGGGGACACAACGGGAGTGGAATGGGGGAATAacggggggacattggggggaaaACGGGGGAACAATGGGGGGATGGGAGGGGAGACAAGGGGGGGAtaatggggacagcagggggacaatggggggggacagaggggaatGGGGAATAACGGGGGGATAATGGGGAGacaggggacagcacagggacagaatGGGGGATATGGGAGGGGAATGGGGGAATaacaggggacagcaggggacaatgggggggacagcaggggacaatggggggacaccaggggacagcagggacacaccgGGGTGGGCTCAGGTtagggtcagagctctgtccctgtcccccccagctGGAAAGGGGTTCTGGGCCGAGGTGCTCGGGGTCGGAGATTTCTACTACGAGCTGGGGGTGCAGATCATCGAGGTGTGCCTGGCCCTGCGGCACCGCAACGGAGGTGGGCACGGGGAGCCACTGATCCCACAGATCCATCATCCCTGATCCCAGGGATCCATCATCCCTGATCCCAGGATCCACCCCTGATCCCAGGATCCACCCCTGATCCCAGAGATCCATCCTTGATCCAGGGATCCACCCCTGATCCCAGGGATCCCTCCCCGATCCCATCactctgtgggagcagggaactTCCCCAGGGATCCCGGCCATCTCCAGAGGATTGGGATTCCCAGTGGGGAAGTTCTTCATCCCAAAAGGGGAATTCACACCGGGAGTGGGCCTGAAGCCCATAAAACCCATAAATCcataaatcccattaaaatccccaaaaaatcttgTAAAAATTCCGTAAAACCCATAAATCCTACAAAAGTtcctcccaaaaaatccccctaaaaaatcccataaaatctcaaaaaaaaaaatcccccaaaaatcccataaaatctcaaaaaaaaatccctaaaaatccccccaaaaatcccataaaatctcaaaaaaaatccctaaaaatcccccccaaaatcccataaaatctcaaaaaaaattcctaaaaatcccccccaaaatcccataaaatctaaaaaaatctaaaaaaaaaaaaatcccccaaaaaatcccataaaatctaaaaaaaaaaacctcccaaaaatcccataaaatctcaaaaaaaaaatccccccaaaaatcccataaaatctaaaaaaaaaaatcccccaaaaaatcccataaaatctcaaaaaaatccctaaaaatcccccccaaaatcccataaaatctaaaaaaaatctaaaaaaaaaaaaatccccccaaaaatcccataaaatctaaaaaaaaatccctaaaaatccccgAAAAGTCCCATAAAAAATCCCcgaaaaatcccataaaaaacccaaaaaaatcctgaaaaatccccaaaaaatcccataaaaaaccccctaaaaatccccgaaaaaccccattaaaagcCCCCTGAGatgccagcctgggctctgctgcagggctgatcacgctggaggagctgcaggcccaggTGCTCAAGGGCCGCGGGAAATTCGCTCAGGACGTCAGCGCGTGAGTGCGGCCGGgaattcccgggaaaacctcggGAATTCCTGGGGAAACCTcgaaaattcctgggaaaacctcgggaattcctgggaaaaccTCGGgaattcccgggaaaacctcgggaattcccgggaaaacctcgggaattcctgggaaagcCTCGTgaattcccgggaaaacctcggGAGTTCCTGGGAAAACCTcgggaattcctgggaaagcCTCGGGAATTCCCGGGAATCCCTGCGGGGTCGGGGGCGGGAATCCCTTGGGAAACCCTCAGGAATCTTTTGGGGAATCCCTGGGGACGCCAGGGCTGCAGTTCCAGCTGTTCCAGCTGTTCCAGCTGTTCCAGCTGTTCCAggcccacagctgcagctgcacccagagctctgctgctgctcctgctgctcccggGATGGTTTTTCCCCTAAAATCCAACCCCTGGATGGtttttccctaaaaaatccaACCCCAGGATGgtttttccctaaaatccaaccCCAGGATGGtttttccctaaaaaatccaACCCCAGGATGGTTTTTCCCTAAAAGTCCAACCCCTGGAtgatttttccctaaaaatccaATCCCTGGATGGTTTTCCTCTAAAAAATCCAACCCCAGGATGGTTTTCCTCTAAAAAATCCAACCCCATGAGGATTTTTCCCTTACAAATCCAACCCCAGTAGGATTTTTCCCCATAAGTCCAACCCCTGGATGGTTTTTCCCTAAAAACTCCAACCCCAGGATGGTTTTCCCCTAAAATCCAACCCCAGGATGgttttcccctaaaaaatccaACCCCAGGATGGTTTTCCTCTAAAAATCCAACCCCTGGATGATTTTCCCCCACAAATCCAACCCCAggatgattttttccccccaaatccaaCCCCAGGATGATTTTTCCCCTACAAACCCAACCCTAGGAtgatttttccttaaaaaatccAACCCTAGGGGATTTTTCCCTAAAAGCAACCACAGGAGaatttttccctaaaatccaaTCCTGGGAGGATTTTCCCCCACAAATCCAACCCAGGATTATTTTCCCCCACAAATCCAATCCAGGATTATTTTCCCCACAAATCCAAGCCAGGATTATTTTCCCCACAAATCCAACCCCAGGattatttttcccccacaaaTCCAATCCAGGATTATTTTCCCCACAAATCCAACCCCAGGATGATTTTCCTCCACAAATCCAATCCAGGATTATTTTTGCCCCACAAATCCAACCCTAGGATTATTTCCCCCACAAATCCACCCCCGTGAGGATTTTCCCACTGGAGCTGAGGAAGGGCCCCCCCAATcccaccccaatcccatttttagCCCAAACCTCCCATTTTtggggctgagccccccaggGCCGCCCAGGCGCCAAAACCCCGAATCCCTGGATGGGATCAGTTCCCGTTTTTTGGGGTCATTCCCAGGATGTGGAACAGCCTGGGGAGCCCTttggggggtgtgtgtgtccccagggatgaTCTGCTCCGGGCCATCAGGAAGCTGAAGGTGCTGGGCAGCGGATTTGGGATCATCCCCGTGGGGGGAACGGTGCTGGTGCAGTCGGTGCCGGCCGAGCTGAGCATGGACCACAcggtggtgctgcagctggccGAGGTGGGATtcactgggaatgaactgggaatactgggattgggattgggattgggaaaaCATGGAGCACAcggtggtgctgcagctggccgaggtgggaatggactgggaatactgggaatactgggaatggactgggaatgaactgggaatgaCATGGGAATGGACTAGGAATGGAGCACAcggtggtgctgcagctggccgaggtgggaatggactgggaatggactgggaatactgggaatggactgggaatggagcacacggtggtgctgcagctggccgaggtgggaatggactgggaatgaactgggaatactgggattgggattgggattgggaaaaCATGGAGCACAcggtggtgctgcagctggccgaggtgggaatggactgggaatactgggaatggactgggaatggactgggaatgcactgggaatGGAGCACAcggtggtgctgcagctggccGAGGTGGGATtcactgggaatggactgggaatactgggaatactgggaatgggattgggaaaacATGGAGCACAcagtggtgctgcagctggccGAGGtgggaatgcactgggaatactgggaatactgggaatactgggaatactgggattGGGAAAACATGGAGCACAcggtggtgctgcagctggccgaggtgggaatgaactgggaatactgggaatggactgggaatactgggaaaaCATGGAGCACAcagtggtgctgcagctggccgaggtgggaatgaactgggaatggactgggaatggactgggaatggactgggaatgcactgggaatGGACTAGGAatactgggaatggactgggaatactgggaatggCTGAGCATGGAGCACAcggtggtgctgcagctggcagaggtgggaatgcactgggaatgaactgggaatactgggaatggactggcaatgaactgggaatactgggaatgggattgggaacgGGACTGGCACCTGGGAATGGGGAGTTGGTGCTTCCAGGACTGGGAACTGGGATTGGATCCGGCTCATGGGCAAAGCTGAAATGTGGATTTAAACCTGGATGCAAAGAGCCGGGAATTCCATAAAAATCCGGGATGAGAGCGAAGGGTCCCCGCTCTGCTGCACCCTGGATGAGGCTCAGAGggatttttcctggtttttcctggttttctttCCCCAGAAAAAGGGATTTGTGACCGTCAGCGAGATCCGGGACAGCCTCAAgtgggagacggagagagcgaaGCAGGTGCTGGTAGGTGggactgggaatactgggaatggAATCTGGgatactgggaatgggaatggggatactgggaatgggaaactgggaatgggaatgggaaactgggaatggggaatgggaaacTTGGAATGGGAACCTGGGAACAGCAACAGCAACTCAGcacatcccagtccatccccagtcattcccagtcccattcccattcccaatcccatttttcccgttttttccccatttttccatgcAGGATCACCTGCTGAAGGAGGGCATGGCCTGGCTGGatcccagtgccattcccaatcccatttttcccatttttccatgcaGGATCACCTGCTGAAGGAGGGCATGGCCTGGCtggttcccattcccattcccaatcccatttttcccatttttttccctatttttccaGGATCACCTGCTGAAGGAGGGCATGGCCTGGCTGgttcccagtgccattcccaatcccattttttcccatttttttcccatttttccatgcaGGATCACCTGCTGAAGGAGGGCATGGCCTGGCTGGACGCGCAGGCTCCGGCCGAGCCTCAGTTCTGGCTCCCCGCGCTCTTCTCGGAGCTGcacgggcaggagggcacggcCGGGACCTGAGGGCCCCGGAGAGCCGGGAATAACCCTGGGATATCTGGGAATAACCCCTGGGATAGCCGGGAATAACCCTGGGATACCCGGGAATAACCCATGGGATATCTGGGAATAACCCCTGGGATATCCGGGAAT
The sequence above is a segment of the Agelaius phoeniceus isolate bAgePho1 chromosome 26, bAgePho1.hap1, whole genome shotgun sequence genome. Coding sequences within it:
- the SNF8 gene encoding vacuolar-sorting protein SNF8 isoform X2; this encodes MHRRGVGAGAIARKKLTEAKYKERGTVLAEDQLAQMSKQLETFRTHLQAFASKHKQEIRRSPEFRLQFQHMCAAIGVDPLASGKGFWAEVLGVGDFYYELGVQIIEVCLALRHRNGGLITLEELQAQVLKGRGKFAQDVSADDLLRAIRKLKVLGSGFGIIPVGGTVLVQSVPAELSMDHTVVLQLAEVGMHWEYWEYWEYWEYWDWENMEHTVVLQLAEKKGFVTVSEIRDSLKWETERAKQDHLLKEGMAWLDAQAPAEPQFWLPALFSELHGQEGTAGT
- the SNF8 gene encoding vacuolar-sorting protein SNF8 isoform X5, which translates into the protein MHRRGVGAGAIARKKLTEAKYKERGTVLAEDQLAQMSKQLETFRTHLQAFASKHKQEIRRSPEFRLQFQHMCAAIGVDPLASGKGFWAEVLGVGDFYYELGVQIIEVCLALRHRNGGLITLEELQAQVLKGRGKFAQDVSADDLLRAIRKLKVLGSGFGIIPVGGTVLVQSVPAELSMDHTVVLQLAEKKGFVTVSEIRDSLKWETERAKQVLDHLLKEGMAWLDAQAPAEPQFWLPALFSELHGQEGTAGT
- the SNF8 gene encoding vacuolar-sorting protein SNF8 isoform X8, whose product is MHRRGVGAGAIARKKLTEAKYKERGTVLAEDQLAQMSKQLETFRTHLQAFASKHKQEIRRSPEFRLQFQHMCAAIGVDPLASGKGFWAEVLGVGDFYYELGVQIIEVCLALRHRNGGLITLEELQAQVLKGRGKFAQDVSADDLLRAIRKLKVLGSGFGIIPVGGTVLVQSVPAELSMDHTVVLQLAEKKGFVTVSEIRDSLKWETERAKQDHLLKEGMAWLDPSAIPNPIFPIFPCRITC
- the SNF8 gene encoding vacuolar-sorting protein SNF8 isoform X6 — encoded protein: MHRRGVGAGAIARKKLTEAKYKERGTVLAEDQLAQMSKQLETFRTHLQAFASKHKQEIRRSPEFRLQFQHMCAAIGVDPLASGKGFWAEVLGVGDFYYELGVQIIEVCLALRHRNGGLITLEELQAQVLKGRGKFAQDVSADDLLRAIRKLKVLGSGFGIIPVGGTVLVQSVPAELSMDHTVVLQLAEKKGFVTVSEIRDSLKWETERAKQDHLLKEGMAWLDAQAPAEPQFWLPALFSELHGQEGTAGT
- the SNF8 gene encoding vacuolar-sorting protein SNF8 isoform X1 codes for the protein MHRRGVGAGAIARKKLTEAKYKERGTVLAEDQLAQMSKQLETFRTHLQAFASKHKQEIRRSPEFRLQFQHMCAAIGVDPLASGKGFWAEVLGVGDFYYELGVQIIEVCLALRHRNGGLITLEELQAQVLKGRGKFAQDVSADDLLRAIRKLKVLGSGFGIIPVGGTVLVQSVPAELSMDHTVVLQLAEVGMHWEYWEYWEYWEYWDWENMEHTVVLQLAEKKGFVTVSEIRDSLKWETERAKQVLDHLLKEGMAWLDAQAPAEPQFWLPALFSELHGQEGTAGT
- the SNF8 gene encoding vacuolar-sorting protein SNF8 isoform X7 codes for the protein MHRRGVGAGAIARKKLTEAKYKERGTVLAEDQLAQMSKQLETFRTHLQAFASKHKQEIRRSPEFRLQFQHMCAAIGVDPLASGKGFWAEVLGVGDFYYELGVQIIEVCLALRHRNGGLITLEELQAQVLKGRGKFAQDVSADDLLRAIRKLKVLGSGFGIIPVGGTVLVQSVPAELSMDHTVVLQLAEKKGFVTVSEIRDSLKWETERAKQVLDHLLKEGMAWLDPSAIPNPIFPIFPCRITC
- the SNF8 gene encoding vacuolar-sorting protein SNF8 isoform X4, which gives rise to MHRRGVGAGAIARKKLTEAKYKERGTVLAEDQLAQMSKQLETFRTHLQAFASKHKQEIRRSPEFRLQFQHMCAAIGVDPLASGKGFWAEVLGVGDFYYELGVQIIEVCLALRHRNGGLITLEELQAQVLKGRGKFAQDVSADDLLRAIRKLKVLGSGFGIIPVGGTVLVQSVPAELSMDHTVVLQLAEVGMHWEYWEYWEYWEYWDWENMEHTVVLQLAEKKGFVTVSEIRDSLKWETERAKQDHLLKEGMAWLDPSAIPNPIFPIFPCRITC
- the SNF8 gene encoding vacuolar-sorting protein SNF8 isoform X3, whose protein sequence is MHRRGVGAGAIARKKLTEAKYKERGTVLAEDQLAQMSKQLETFRTHLQAFASKHKQEIRRSPEFRLQFQHMCAAIGVDPLASGKGFWAEVLGVGDFYYELGVQIIEVCLALRHRNGGLITLEELQAQVLKGRGKFAQDVSADDLLRAIRKLKVLGSGFGIIPVGGTVLVQSVPAELSMDHTVVLQLAEVGMHWEYWEYWEYWEYWDWENMEHTVVLQLAEKKGFVTVSEIRDSLKWETERAKQVLDHLLKEGMAWLDPSAIPNPIFPIFPCRITC